The Pseudodesulfovibrio sp. zrk46 genome contains a region encoding:
- a CDS encoding HD domain-containing phosphohydrolase: MTNGDCPFAISYEGEIVIVEGADCSEGFESGTDRTIAAAIQFDNFHAGELLLKMPEWCAEAERESYQRLLSFTAFSIQELIDNERARRSIAEEALSKYRELALLHRSVPTINTSLRLRDVVGALINECRRENYPGELGMIFLSEPGSNHFRLAVQFGLPFGSNPQALADSALFYQVANSEKGEIVNDLETEERWQDELPGLGSMALIPIVSPNRTEGMLILASENKGLFEAAHRKSLATLASVAGISVSNAFNFEGIQTLMNAILQALAEAIDSRDPFTAGHSERVAHLAVAFAYAMSRDSAFQDVLFSDQDLREIYYAGILHDVGKIGIKEDVLTKKTRLPKRRMDVLKARFQLLGQTSDFNWTEAFDVIRQVNRTMSPEKELLERVRDLGKLNWSIGDENSPLLYEDELDVLLLEYGNLTPDERNEIQRHPAESERILQHIPLQEGYANLLTIIRQHHERMDGSGYPDKLEGDAILLQSRIMAIVDIYDAVTQERHYKPASTRSEAMKILTLESEAGKLDNSLVSFFMENLERIEMLSERVKSTRVTHLSEIGNIATL, from the coding sequence ATGACGAACGGCGATTGCCCGTTCGCCATTTCCTATGAAGGCGAGATTGTCATTGTTGAAGGTGCGGACTGTTCCGAAGGCTTTGAGTCTGGAACTGACCGCACCATCGCTGCCGCTATCCAGTTCGACAATTTTCACGCCGGTGAGCTGCTGCTTAAGATGCCGGAGTGGTGTGCCGAAGCGGAACGGGAGTCCTATCAGCGTCTTCTTTCCTTCACTGCGTTTTCCATTCAGGAGTTGATCGACAATGAGCGCGCCCGGCGTTCCATTGCCGAGGAAGCGCTTTCCAAGTACCGCGAGCTTGCGTTGCTGCATCGCTCCGTGCCGACCATCAATACTTCCCTGCGCCTTCGGGACGTGGTGGGAGCACTCATCAACGAATGTCGCCGGGAGAACTATCCCGGTGAACTGGGTATGATCTTTCTGTCCGAGCCCGGTTCCAACCACTTCCGGTTGGCGGTCCAGTTCGGTCTCCCGTTTGGCTCCAACCCTCAGGCTCTGGCTGATAGCGCCCTGTTCTATCAGGTGGCCAATAGCGAGAAGGGCGAGATCGTCAACGATCTGGAAACCGAAGAGCGCTGGCAGGACGAATTGCCCGGCCTTGGCTCAATGGCCCTCATCCCCATCGTGTCGCCCAACCGCACCGAGGGTATGCTGATCCTGGCTTCGGAGAACAAGGGGCTGTTCGAAGCCGCGCATCGCAAGTCACTGGCGACTCTCGCATCGGTGGCAGGTATTTCCGTGTCTAATGCCTTCAACTTTGAAGGTATCCAGACCTTGATGAACGCGATCCTTCAGGCGCTGGCCGAAGCAATCGACTCCCGGGACCCGTTCACCGCCGGTCACTCCGAGCGCGTCGCACATTTGGCCGTGGCATTTGCCTACGCCATGAGCCGGGACTCCGCATTTCAGGATGTCCTGTTTTCGGATCAGGACCTTCGCGAGATTTACTACGCGGGCATTCTGCATGACGTTGGTAAAATCGGCATCAAGGAAGACGTGCTCACCAAGAAGACCCGCTTGCCCAAGCGGCGCATGGATGTACTTAAAGCTCGTTTTCAGCTTTTGGGCCAGACTTCCGATTTCAATTGGACGGAAGCGTTTGATGTGATTCGTCAGGTGAACCGCACCATGTCTCCTGAAAAGGAGCTTCTGGAAAGGGTGCGCGATCTGGGCAAGCTCAACTGGAGCATCGGCGACGAGAACAGCCCGCTCCTGTATGAAGACGAATTGGACGTGTTGCTGCTGGAATACGGCAATCTTACCCCGGATGAGCGCAACGAGATTCAGCGCCACCCCGCCGAGAGTGAGCGTATTCTCCAGCATATCCCTCTTCAGGAAGGGTACGCCAATCTGCTGACCATTATCCGTCAGCACCACGAGCGCATGGATGGCTCCGGTTATCCCGACAAGCTCGAGGGGGATGCCATCCTCTTGCAGAGCCGGATCATGGCCATTGTCGATATCTATGACGCGGTCACTCAGGAACGTCACTACAAGCCTGCGTCCACCCGTAGCGAGGCCATGAAGATTCTCACCCTTGAATCCGAAGCCGGAAAACTCGACAACAGTCTCGTCTCTTTCTTCATGGAGAATTTGGAACGCATCGAAATGCTCTCCGAGCGCGTCAAATCCACCCGCGTGACGCATCTCTCCGAGATCGGAAACATCGCTACGCTCTAA
- a CDS encoding chemotaxis protein: protein MSETKILLESGTNELEIVEFYLDEKRGEEKYRGFYGINVAKVLEILQMPELTDMPEVSHPAVLGAFNLRDEIIPLIDLAGWLNKKRKQTEPPKVIVTEFNRTKSAFLVSGVTRIHRINWNEVEAPTGYVSSLTVNSITGVVKFTDRIIFILDMEKICADLNPDGAPIEETPPAIMEEIKQKHLNALVVDDSTMARKMIAGILEKSGFIVQTADNGDAAWQMLRKYKRKSVEKNKPLYDYVDVVVSDIEMPIMDGHTLTRSIKEDPILKHIPVVLCSSIITETLHHKGVAVGADAQVSKAELNDLVGKVHDILKSRGAGQE, encoded by the coding sequence ATGTCTGAAACAAAGATACTTCTCGAATCCGGCACCAACGAGCTTGAGATCGTGGAATTCTACCTCGACGAAAAACGAGGCGAAGAAAAATACCGCGGTTTTTACGGCATCAACGTTGCCAAGGTACTGGAAATTCTCCAGATGCCAGAACTCACCGACATGCCTGAGGTCTCCCACCCAGCAGTTCTCGGCGCGTTTAACCTGCGCGACGAGATCATCCCGCTCATCGACCTGGCTGGCTGGCTAAACAAAAAACGCAAACAGACAGAACCGCCCAAGGTCATCGTCACCGAGTTCAACCGAACCAAATCAGCATTTCTGGTTTCCGGAGTGACCCGCATCCACCGTATCAATTGGAACGAGGTGGAAGCGCCCACGGGTTATGTCTCTTCCCTGACAGTCAACTCCATCACCGGCGTGGTCAAATTCACTGACCGCATCATCTTCATTCTGGACATGGAGAAAATCTGTGCGGATTTGAACCCGGATGGCGCCCCCATTGAGGAAACGCCCCCCGCAATCATGGAAGAGATCAAGCAGAAACACCTCAATGCGCTGGTAGTGGATGACTCCACCATGGCACGCAAAATGATCGCAGGGATCCTTGAAAAATCCGGCTTCATCGTTCAGACAGCAGACAATGGCGATGCAGCCTGGCAAATGCTGCGGAAATACAAACGCAAATCGGTAGAGAAAAATAAGCCATTGTACGACTATGTCGATGTTGTCGTTTCGGACATCGAAATGCCTATCATGGATGGCCACACTCTCACTCGCTCCATTAAGGAAGACCCCATCCTGAAGCACATTCCAGTGGTGCTCTGCTCGTCCATCATCACGGAAACCCTGCACCACAAGGGTGTTGCGGTGGGCGCAGATGCCCAGGTATCCAAGGCCGAGCTCAATGACCTTGTGGGCAAGGTGCATGACATCCTGAAATCACGTGGCGCAGGCCAAGAATAA
- the pyrE gene encoding orotate phosphoribosyltransferase, whose product MNELKSKLAKLLLELSYREGDFTLTSGKKSDYYFDCKQTALHAEGSYLVGRLFVEMLKDFDAMGVGGMTLGADPLVSSTTVVSHLEGRPMPGFIIRKKSKGHGTNQYLEGLANFSEGDKVVLLEDVCTTGGTLITAAERVRDAGLEIVGVLAVLDREEGGRENLKKAGLELSSIFTRAELLAAGGR is encoded by the coding sequence ATGAACGAACTGAAATCCAAACTGGCCAAACTGCTGCTGGAACTCTCTTACCGTGAGGGTGACTTCACCCTGACCTCCGGCAAGAAGAGTGACTATTACTTTGACTGCAAGCAGACCGCCCTGCATGCCGAAGGGAGCTATCTCGTCGGTCGCCTCTTCGTCGAAATGCTGAAGGACTTCGACGCCATGGGCGTGGGTGGTATGACCCTCGGCGCTGACCCGCTGGTGTCCAGCACCACCGTGGTCTCCCATCTGGAAGGTCGCCCCATGCCCGGCTTCATTATCCGTAAGAAGTCCAAGGGCCACGGCACCAACCAGTACCTTGAGGGACTGGCCAATTTCAGCGAAGGCGACAAGGTCGTCCTGCTGGAGGATGTGTGTACAACTGGTGGCACCCTGATCACCGCAGCCGAGCGCGTCCGTGATGCCGGTCTGGAGATCGTGGGTGTGCTGGCCGTTCTGGATCGTGAAGAGGGCGGGCGCGAAAATCTCAAGAAAGCGGGACTGGAGCTGAGTTCCATTTTTACCCGCGCCGAGTTGCTGGCCGCCGGGGGAAGGTAG
- a CDS encoding DUF885 family protein, with protein MKIRAAGKYFSYIAKVFPVMCASGAFPNLPPVTDAAKWLDRFDELSRRSIEKHTAKLQRFVAEFDNLEKKSKEPEERAIARALRLSVTGAITELDGVRAWEKSPAFYLQVAFTGLDHAVDMPSKSQRVLEKRFIKRLRAIPALLAAAPENIEAVSPSSRALAQTMIRDCARFLTELGESDLGKTGKAPKFLADCLTALRDYDRFVSSRPEVPESEGPAFADIAENVLGTRRTASQIYDIAREEFDRRNESLRFLESQIGASWQEALDNYAGPAEDGKEAMDVIIREIHLLRGFIFQTALPSVFSDSSLRIDPQPLHLASTLRPIHYDPALGAWPDEPSRCYVSPQIFTGRGFRDDPAHLKRMQREYLFIAARQSYPGRHLIDSQRRALTDSPMGQITNPLFMAGWLAFAENLLDELGYLEKPLDRLVHHQRGLARAALAMVDAGLAVGNLDQDNCLEILTDAGFSREESLNRVRGIRLSPAHRVMPVLGLYEINSLRKDSKLPLDQFCKRLFEHGQLSLYDIGNLMRSE; from the coding sequence ATGAAAATCAGGGCAGCGGGCAAGTACTTTTCATACATTGCCAAAGTCTTTCCGGTCATGTGCGCATCCGGAGCCTTTCCTAATCTGCCGCCTGTCACCGATGCGGCCAAATGGCTGGACAGGTTTGACGAACTTTCGCGTCGCAGCATCGAAAAGCACACCGCCAAACTCCAACGCTTTGTTGCGGAATTCGACAACCTGGAGAAGAAATCCAAAGAACCGGAAGAGCGAGCCATTGCACGCGCCCTGCGGCTCAGCGTCACTGGCGCCATCACCGAATTGGACGGCGTACGGGCGTGGGAAAAATCCCCTGCCTTTTATCTTCAGGTAGCCTTCACCGGTCTCGACCATGCCGTTGACATGCCAAGCAAATCTCAACGGGTCCTTGAGAAGCGATTCATCAAGCGACTTCGGGCCATCCCGGCACTGCTGGCCGCCGCCCCGGAGAACATCGAAGCAGTCTCACCGAGCAGCCGCGCACTAGCCCAGACGATGATTCGTGACTGCGCCCGCTTCCTCACCGAACTGGGCGAAAGCGATCTCGGCAAGACAGGCAAGGCGCCAAAATTTCTGGCAGATTGCCTGACCGCACTGCGCGATTACGACCGGTTTGTCTCCTCCCGCCCGGAAGTACCGGAGAGTGAAGGCCCGGCCTTTGCCGACATAGCAGAAAATGTGCTCGGAACCAGACGTACCGCCAGCCAGATATACGACATTGCGCGGGAAGAATTCGACCGCCGCAATGAATCACTTCGTTTTCTGGAGTCCCAAATTGGTGCCAGTTGGCAAGAGGCTCTGGACAACTATGCCGGGCCTGCCGAAGATGGCAAGGAAGCCATGGATGTCATCATCCGAGAGATTCACCTGCTCCGCGGCTTTATCTTTCAAACAGCCCTGCCTTCCGTGTTTTCGGACTCCAGCCTGCGCATCGATCCGCAGCCACTGCACCTTGCCTCCACCCTGCGCCCCATTCATTACGATCCTGCGCTGGGCGCATGGCCGGATGAGCCGTCCCGCTGCTACGTCAGCCCACAGATTTTCACCGGACGCGGCTTCCGCGACGATCCGGCCCATCTCAAACGGATGCAGCGTGAATACTTATTCATCGCCGCCCGCCAATCCTATCCTGGCCGCCATCTCATCGACTCGCAACGCCGCGCCCTGACCGATTCCCCCATGGGACAGATCACCAACCCGCTCTTCATGGCTGGCTGGCTCGCCTTTGCCGAGAACCTGCTTGATGAGCTCGGATATCTGGAAAAGCCCCTTGATCGATTGGTGCATCACCAGCGCGGTCTCGCACGGGCAGCCCTCGCGATGGTCGACGCAGGTCTTGCAGTGGGCAACCTCGATCAGGACAACTGTCTCGAAATCCTGACCGATGCCGGGTTCTCACGAGAAGAATCCTTGAACCGCGTCCGGGGCATTCGACTCTCACCCGCCCACCGCGTCATGCCGGTCCTCGGCCTGTACGAGATCAACTCCTTACGGAAAGACTCGAAGCTTCCCCTCGATCAGTTCTGCAAACGCCTCTTCGAACACGGCCAGCTTTCGCTGTACGACATTGGCAACCTGATGCGCTCCGAGTAG
- the purB gene encoding adenylosuccinate lyase, whose product MLERYSRPAMRELWTLENKFRVWLEVELAVTKAWTEMGEVPQEACDEIHEKADFELDRILEIEETTKHDVIAFLTAVEEKVGPSSRYIHLGCTSSDIVDTANGVLLTRAGDIVAEGIERILGVLHDMAHKHKGLLCMGRTHGIHAEPTTYGLKFAGFYAEFKRHQERFDAARENIRVGKLSGAVGTFAASAPELEERTNRILGLKCDPHSTQIVQRDRYAQFFTALAMLAGGIERLGLELRHLQRTEVLEVEEGFSKGQKGSSAMPHKKNPISAENLCGLARVIRSNSLAAMENQALWHERDISHSSVERVIMPDTTALIDYMLHRMSGVLERLVVKEDNIQRNLMGSYGLFYSQRLLNKLIATGLKRQAAYEMVQKVAMRCWENRVQFEDEIRQDVEVNKHLAANDLDEAFDPSYYKRYEDVIFGRVFEGK is encoded by the coding sequence ATGTTAGAGAGATATTCCCGTCCTGCAATGCGTGAGCTTTGGACCCTGGAGAACAAATTCCGGGTCTGGCTTGAAGTGGAACTGGCCGTAACCAAGGCCTGGACCGAAATGGGCGAAGTGCCCCAGGAAGCCTGCGACGAAATTCACGAAAAAGCGGATTTCGAGCTGGATCGTATCCTCGAGATCGAGGAAACCACCAAGCACGACGTCATCGCATTCCTGACAGCCGTGGAAGAGAAAGTCGGGCCCAGCTCCCGCTACATCCACCTCGGTTGCACCTCTTCCGACATCGTGGACACTGCCAACGGCGTACTTCTCACCCGTGCGGGTGACATCGTGGCTGAAGGCATCGAGCGCATCCTCGGCGTGCTTCACGATATGGCGCACAAGCACAAGGGCCTCCTCTGCATGGGCCGTACCCACGGCATCCACGCTGAGCCCACTACCTATGGCCTGAAGTTTGCCGGTTTCTACGCCGAATTCAAGCGCCATCAGGAACGCTTCGACGCTGCCCGCGAGAATATTCGTGTGGGCAAGCTGTCCGGCGCGGTCGGCACCTTTGCCGCTTCCGCCCCGGAACTGGAAGAGCGCACCAACCGCATTCTTGGTCTGAAGTGCGACCCGCACTCCACCCAGATCGTGCAGCGCGACCGCTACGCACAGTTCTTCACCGCTCTGGCCATGCTGGCTGGCGGCATCGAACGCCTGGGCCTGGAACTTCGCCACCTGCAGCGCACCGAAGTGCTGGAAGTGGAAGAGGGTTTCTCCAAGGGGCAGAAGGGCTCCTCGGCCATGCCGCACAAGAAGAACCCCATTTCTGCAGAAAACCTCTGCGGTCTGGCTCGCGTTATCCGCTCCAACTCCTTGGCTGCCATGGAGAATCAGGCGCTGTGGCACGAGCGTGACATCTCCCACTCTTCCGTGGAACGCGTGATCATGCCCGACACCACCGCGCTCATCGACTACATGCTGCACCGCATGAGCGGTGTGCTGGAGCGTCTCGTGGTCAAGGAAGACAATATTCAGCGCAATCTCATGGGCTCCTACGGCCTGTTCTACTCCCAGCGTCTGCTCAACAAGCTCATCGCCACCGGCCTCAAACGTCAGGCTGCGTATGAGATGGTGCAGAAGGTCGCCATGCGTTGTTGGGAAAACAGAGTACAATTTGAGGACGAAATTCGGCAGGATGTGGAAGTAAACAAACATCTTGCGGCTAACGACCTTGACGAAGCTTTCGACCCCTCGTATTACAAACGATATGAAGACGTGATTTTCGGACGCGTTTTCGAAGGTAAATAA
- a CDS encoding response regulator codes for MSKKILIVDDEVHIKMLLEQTLEELEDDYDVELFTASDGEEGLEFIRRERPDLVFLDIMMPKMNGYEVCRIVMEDAEYSNIKIILLTAKGQEVDRKQGLELGARMYMTKPFDPDEILKVSKELLEL; via the coding sequence ATGTCCAAGAAAATCCTCATTGTCGATGACGAGGTGCACATCAAGATGCTGCTCGAGCAGACCCTCGAGGAGCTTGAAGACGACTACGATGTGGAGTTGTTTACTGCCTCTGACGGCGAGGAAGGATTGGAGTTTATCCGCAGGGAGCGTCCCGATCTGGTCTTTCTCGATATTATGATGCCCAAGATGAACGGCTATGAAGTCTGCCGTATCGTCATGGAAGATGCTGAATACAGCAACATCAAGATTATCCTGCTCACTGCAAAGGGACAGGAAGTCGACCGCAAGCAGGGCTTGGAGCTCGGTGCCCGTATGTACATGACCAAGCCTTTTGATCCGGATGAAATCCTCAAGGTCTCCAAGGAATTGCTGGAGCTGTAG
- a CDS encoding acylphosphatase — protein MRSYTCIVEGKVTGGNFQSWTQSTAQQLGLTGWVRYIGDKKAEVLIQGDAEAYATFRERLKSESPVVDLISVSCNAIDYDKTHDNFAVRG, from the coding sequence ATGAGGAGCTATACCTGTATCGTCGAAGGCAAGGTCACGGGCGGAAACTTCCAATCCTGGACCCAAAGCACCGCACAACAACTCGGCCTGACCGGCTGGGTCCGCTACATTGGGGACAAGAAGGCCGAAGTCCTGATTCAGGGCGATGCCGAAGCATACGCAACATTCCGCGAACGCCTGAAGTCCGAATCCCCGGTGGTTGATCTGATCAGCGTGTCATGCAATGCCATTGACTACGACAAGACGCACGACAACTTCGCCGTGCGCGGCTAG
- a CDS encoding zinc ribbon domain-containing protein, whose amino-acid sequence MPIYEYQCESCQSVFEDWQSGYEDRDMECPECGGNSKRLISHSSFHLKGGGWYADGYGGKSAGSQPGEAAQPAGSDSGSKADSSSSGADAAPAQKASDTSSASSAS is encoded by the coding sequence ATGCCTATTTACGAATATCAATGTGAAAGCTGCCAGTCCGTATTTGAGGATTGGCAGTCGGGCTATGAGGATCGTGACATGGAATGCCCCGAGTGTGGTGGCAATTCCAAGCGCCTCATCTCCCATTCTTCTTTTCACCTTAAAGGCGGTGGCTGGTACGCCGACGGTTATGGTGGAAAGAGCGCCGGTTCACAGCCGGGGGAAGCGGCTCAGCCTGCCGGATCCGATTCCGGAAGCAAAGCCGATTCCAGTTCAAGTGGAGCGGACGCAGCTCCCGCACAGAAAGCTTCGGACACTTCGTCCGCTAGCTCCGCTTCGTAA
- a CDS encoding sigma-54 dependent transcriptional regulator: MSNPNIPTVLVVDDDENILQVLEARLLSSGITPLLADRAETALEMLANEPVDCIVSDIKMPGMGGHGLLKEVLENWPHIPIIMLTAHGTIPDAVSSIQAGAADYLAKPFDGKELIRRIRAIMEKPAPQPAAKPASAPAPEGSASDQIWGGEAPAMARFLELLERVARSTVSVLLLGESGTGKEMAARILHDHSPRADGPFVVVDCGSTQPTLLESELFGHVKGSFTHAVKDKKGLIEEADGGTLFLDEIGNISHEMQTRLLRFLQEGTIRRVGDTKERTVTCRVIAATNANLPAKVREGEFREDLYYRLKVVTLTIPPLRERKEDIPVLVDRFLDSLSHEQGQPGASITDAAMTRLMEHPWPGNVRELKHTLQGALVFCRDNRVDVQDMQIEPVPTDSPAATGDSLSLEANEKQTIIRALEHANGVKKDAADALGISRRAIHYKIKKYGIGE, translated from the coding sequence ATGAGCAACCCGAATATCCCCACCGTCCTCGTAGTGGACGACGACGAGAACATCCTGCAGGTGCTGGAAGCACGCCTGCTTTCCTCTGGCATCACCCCGCTGCTGGCCGACCGCGCCGAGACCGCGCTGGAGATGCTGGCCAACGAGCCCGTGGATTGCATCGTCTCCGACATCAAGATGCCCGGCATGGGTGGTCACGGTCTGCTCAAGGAAGTGTTGGAGAACTGGCCGCACATCCCTATCATCATGCTCACGGCGCACGGGACCATACCTGACGCTGTCAGCTCCATCCAGGCCGGCGCTGCCGACTATCTGGCCAAGCCTTTTGACGGCAAGGAACTTATACGCCGCATCCGGGCCATCATGGAGAAGCCCGCTCCGCAGCCTGCGGCCAAGCCAGCCTCCGCCCCTGCACCGGAAGGTTCTGCATCCGATCAGATATGGGGCGGTGAAGCCCCGGCCATGGCTCGTTTTCTGGAGCTCCTCGAACGCGTGGCCCGCTCCACGGTCTCGGTATTGCTGCTCGGTGAATCCGGTACTGGCAAGGAAATGGCGGCCCGCATTCTTCACGATCACAGCCCCCGTGCGGACGGCCCGTTCGTGGTGGTGGACTGCGGCTCTACCCAGCCCACGTTGCTTGAAAGCGAACTCTTCGGGCACGTCAAAGGCTCATTCACCCATGCGGTAAAAGACAAGAAAGGACTCATTGAGGAGGCTGATGGCGGCACCCTGTTCCTTGACGAGATCGGCAACATTTCCCACGAGATGCAGACCCGCCTGCTCCGTTTTCTCCAAGAAGGCACCATTCGCCGCGTGGGCGACACCAAGGAGCGCACTGTAACCTGCCGCGTCATTGCTGCCACCAATGCAAACCTGCCCGCCAAGGTTCGAGAAGGCGAGTTCCGTGAAGACCTCTACTACCGTCTCAAGGTCGTCACCCTGACCATTCCGCCACTGCGTGAACGCAAAGAGGACATCCCTGTATTGGTGGATCGGTTCCTTGATTCTCTTTCCCACGAACAGGGACAGCCCGGCGCATCCATCACAGACGCAGCCATGACCCGGCTCATGGAGCACCCGTGGCCCGGCAATGTCCGTGAGCTCAAGCATACGCTTCAGGGAGCGCTCGTTTTCTGTCGTGACAATCGTGTCGACGTGCAAGACATGCAGATTGAGCCCGTGCCAACCGATTCCCCTGCCGCTACGGGCGATTCGCTTTCCCTTGAGGCAAACGAAAAGCAGACCATCATTCGCGCGCTTGAGCACGCCAACGGCGTCAAGAAAGATGCCGCCGACGCGCTCGGCATCAGTCGAAGGGCTATTCACTACAAGATAAAGAAGTATGGAATCGGAGAGTAA
- a CDS encoding HAMP domain-containing sensor histidine kinase, producing MPHRRRLTIATKLLVWSGTLIIVFFATTAFLFKQVRNDAEVSSRIVAVNHDLDSAIQRMLERLYAVQDNIRRYKVLGNEEVVSFIVEDLDRFGEILKATLKKHPSYRYDWQDLTKEYELTIDPEDSPRETLAPDTTIKDWTDILEQSLLENQADMELSLTHLHEAGETASNWGLYGLILCLAMGVGGSLALAYSLNRSLKEIRSGIRELGTGSTPRDVRVLSGDELGELAQAFNRMAGRLRREEQMRADFIAMLSHEIRTPLTSIRESVDLIGSGAFGEVNEKQERFLSIAEKESVRLSDLLTRLMTVSRMESKSLDLNLEEVECVRLVDSALERIAPAAQAKGITLNAEPIEGTPTCQCDSGHIRQVLLNLVGNAIKFSPEGSTVSVAAKVDGDRMIFSVTDNGPGISEDEQGRIFQKYYRDPSVRESVDGAGLGLAIARRIVQGHGGEIQVASSPGQGATFSFSIPAKDEQ from the coding sequence ATGCCCCATCGCCGTCGACTCACCATCGCCACCAAACTCCTTGTCTGGTCCGGCACCCTCATCATCGTCTTCTTTGCCACCACGGCCTTTCTCTTCAAACAGGTACGCAACGACGCCGAGGTCTCCAGCCGTATTGTGGCTGTGAACCACGACCTCGACTCCGCCATCCAGCGCATGCTGGAGCGTCTCTACGCTGTTCAGGACAACATCCGACGCTACAAGGTTCTCGGCAACGAAGAAGTTGTTTCCTTTATCGTTGAAGACCTGGACCGCTTCGGTGAGATTCTGAAGGCAACCCTCAAAAAGCACCCTTCCTACCGCTACGACTGGCAGGATCTCACCAAAGAGTATGAACTCACCATCGATCCGGAAGATTCTCCACGAGAAACCCTTGCCCCGGACACCACTATCAAGGACTGGACCGACATCCTTGAACAGTCCCTGCTGGAGAATCAGGCGGACATGGAATTGAGCCTGACCCATCTACATGAAGCGGGCGAGACAGCATCCAACTGGGGTCTGTACGGACTCATTCTCTGCCTCGCCATGGGTGTGGGCGGCAGCTTGGCTCTGGCTTACAGCCTCAACCGCTCCCTCAAGGAGATACGCAGCGGCATCAGGGAGCTGGGTACGGGATCAACCCCGCGCGACGTACGCGTGCTCTCCGGCGACGAGCTGGGAGAACTCGCTCAAGCCTTCAACCGCATGGCCGGCCGTCTTCGCCGCGAAGAACAGATGCGCGCCGACTTCATCGCCATGCTCAGCCATGAGATTCGGACGCCGCTCACCTCCATCCGCGAATCCGTAGATCTCATCGGGTCCGGCGCGTTCGGCGAGGTGAATGAGAAACAGGAGCGGTTCCTCTCCATTGCCGAAAAGGAATCAGTTCGCCTCTCCGATCTCCTGACTCGTCTCATGACCGTCTCACGCATGGAATCCAAATCGCTCGACCTGAACCTGGAAGAGGTCGAATGCGTCCGCCTCGTGGATTCCGCACTTGAGCGAATCGCCCCCGCCGCACAGGCCAAAGGGATCACCCTCAACGCAGAACCCATTGAAGGCACTCCCACCTGCCAATGCGATTCCGGCCATATCCGACAGGTGCTCCTTAATCTGGTGGGCAACGCCATCAAATTTTCTCCAGAAGGCTCCACGGTCAGCGTGGCAGCCAAGGTTGACGGCGATCGCATGATCTTTTCCGTCACCGACAACGGCCCCGGCATTTCCGAAGACGAGCAGGGGCGCATTTTCCAGAAATACTATCGAGACCCCAGCGTGCGTGAAAGCGTTGACGGGGCAGGCCTCGGCCTTGCCATCGCCCGACGCATCGTACAAGGCCACGGTGGTGAAATCCAAGTCGCGAGCAGCCCCGGCCAAGGCGCGACATTTTCCTTTTCCATACCCGCAAAGGACGAACAATGA